One stretch of Numenius arquata chromosome 8, bNumArq3.hap1.1, whole genome shotgun sequence DNA includes these proteins:
- the CHCHD4 gene encoding mitochondrial intermembrane space import and assembly protein 40, which yields MSYCRQEGKDRIIFATKEDHETPSSAELVADDPDDPYEEQGLILPNGDINWNCPCLGGMASGPCGEQFKAAFSCFHYSTEEIKGSDCVDQFRAMQECMQKYPDLYPQEDENEEKEKLSKDLEATSMEASAAKEEKGSS from the exons GAAAAGACAGAATTATATTTGCGACCAAGGAGGACCATGAGACACCAAGCAGTGCTGAGCTGGTTGCAGATGACCCGGATGACCCTTATGAAGAGCAAG GATTGATATTGCCCAATGGAGATATCAATTGGAATTGCCCATGCCTGGGTGGAATGGCTAGTGGTCCCTGTGGGGAACAGTTCAAGGCAGCCTTTTCTTGTTTCCACTATAGCACAGAAGAAATAAAGGGATCAGACTGTGTGGACCAATTCCGTGCAATGCAGGAATGCATGCAAAAATACCCAGATCTTTACCCTCAAGaggatgaaaatgaagaaaaagagaagttgaGCAAAGATTTGGAAGCTACTTCTATGGAGGCTTCTGCTGCCAAAGAGGAGAAGGGATCTAGCTAA